Proteins encoded by one window of Kribbella italica:
- a CDS encoding ThuA domain-containing protein, with protein MHQLRRRLHGTVVRAVLLALIAALAIPLSAVPARAHPGHGDETFNALIFSKTAGFRHDSIPAGIQAVKDLAAANNFTVTATEDAAMFNDTELAKYEVVIWMSTTGDVLNADQQAAFERYIQGGGGYAGVHAASDTEYEWPWYGKLVGSYFDSHPPGTPNANVKVEDHAHPSTANAPTTWNRTDEWYNYRTNPRDTVHVLASMDESSYTGGNMGAEHPIAWCQDYDGGRAWYTGMGHTIESYADPVFREHLLGGLKTAAGVQPADCGASLSDSYQKVALDDDTSNPMELTIAKDGRVFYIDRNGAVKIVKTDGSVVTAGTLNVYTGQEFGLLGIALDPAFDTNGFLYLYYSPAGAEPFDRVSRFKVNGDTLDLASEKQVIRIDTQRDQCCHAGGALEFDNNGNLFVATGDNSNPFDSDGYSPIDERAGRAAWDSQRSSANSNNLNGKVLRIHIEADGSYTVPDGNLFPAGTAKTRPEIYAMGFRNPFRIGIDPTTNHLFVADYGPDAGQVSPTRGPDGRVEWDILDKPGFYGWPYCVGNNTPYNDHDFATGTSGATFNCAAPVNNSPNNTGITQLPPAIPASLWMGKSTTGVPEIGGSGAPMTSGAYQFDPDSDSDRKWPQYFDGKAVFADWNDSRLFSVQLDDDRSKVTDVSRMLGKLNFIRPHALQFGPDGALYVIEWGSGFGGNNADSGVYRIDYVQGNRAPIAQFTTDKTSGPAPLTVAFDSTGSRDPDGQPITLAWDFDGNGTTDSTEAKPTYTYTTAGVFTARLTVTDGDGRTAVSNRSITSGNTAPTISIEAPVDGGFFDFGDTIKYKVTVTDPEDGTVNCQDVITQPALGHDEHAHGYEQYRGCEGTFPLPGDEGHVGANIFGIVTVKYTDKGAPGTGAITTEKVVQLQPKTREAEYFNETGGPGATPGVQVEDTGDTAGGGKNIGFIEDGDWWGWKPTNLTGIDRIELRAASPDAGATVEVRQGSPTDGAIVATIQVTPTGAWQTYGNFSAAVSGASLTSGPLYFVKTTGQLNVNWVKFIGKGVTDNQRPAVTATASVLQGKAPLKVDFTSSATDPEGDLPLSYAWSFGDGATGTGQNPSHTYTAAGTHTATVTVTDARGAKGTAKLTIKVDTPAPPTCLTGRSDGFEGTTLDTGLWSEVVRGNQELSVAGGNLVLPLTATDIYGTGNTGTPNIVLQPLPAGAWQATAKLTLPARLAYQQAGLIVYGDDDNYAKMVLQGRSTGAPSAADRIFQFIREEAGTPNEVAASNTANLGATYPDTVWVRFTSDGANLKAAYSADGATFTEMSETKQLAGISNPRIGLFGLANRTEALPLAAQFDYFSITPDDTAEVPTPDDEFTGTTLDACRWSAIVRPDPAAYRVTGGAVEIDTSNGDIYQGTATNPKNLLLQPAPDGDWTIETKVDGSAFNEAYQQGGLMVYGDDANYVKLDYLTSNAPGSAVTRGIELRSEVNNAVVSPQPNAPAPTQGVWHLRLAKSGTTFTGSYSADGLAWTALPAVTNPALASANFGIYAFGVDQVASKTAKFDYFKIVRDTVAPQVSLSLNPSAPSGLNGWWTDAVVATAMATDNQPGQVYLEQKVGDGDWSEYTAPVSFGTDGTHTLQVRASDTAGNVSAPESVTVKVDRTAPKSTVTGLASGGKLGVASTVAVSATATDALSGLAGVTLKVDGKALPAGGKLDGVALGLGAHELAATATDKAGNTSITKVPFTVVASYAEAQKLVERYRVARTLPLATATVMKVQLALAEQAQRKGLKIVATVALDLYLKQAKTVRDVPARTLLTAVGQDLRKKI; from the coding sequence ATGCACCAGCTACGCAGGCGCTTGCACGGCACGGTTGTCCGTGCCGTGCTGCTGGCGCTGATCGCCGCCTTGGCGATTCCGCTCAGCGCCGTTCCCGCGCGGGCCCACCCGGGCCACGGGGACGAGACGTTCAACGCACTGATCTTCAGCAAGACCGCCGGGTTCCGGCACGACTCGATCCCGGCCGGGATCCAGGCCGTGAAGGACCTGGCGGCCGCGAACAACTTCACCGTCACCGCGACCGAGGACGCGGCGATGTTCAACGACACCGAGCTGGCCAAGTACGAGGTGGTCATCTGGATGTCGACCACCGGTGACGTGCTGAACGCCGACCAGCAGGCCGCGTTCGAGCGCTACATCCAGGGCGGCGGCGGGTACGCCGGCGTGCACGCGGCCTCGGACACCGAGTACGAGTGGCCCTGGTACGGCAAGCTGGTCGGCTCGTACTTCGACAGCCACCCGCCCGGAACGCCGAACGCGAACGTCAAGGTGGAGGACCATGCACACCCGTCGACGGCGAACGCGCCGACGACCTGGAACCGCACCGACGAGTGGTACAACTACCGGACCAACCCGCGCGACACCGTGCACGTGCTCGCCTCCATGGACGAGTCGTCGTACACCGGCGGCAACATGGGCGCCGAGCACCCGATCGCGTGGTGCCAGGACTACGACGGCGGCCGCGCGTGGTACACCGGCATGGGCCACACGATCGAGTCGTACGCCGACCCGGTCTTCCGCGAGCACCTGCTCGGCGGCCTCAAGACCGCGGCGGGCGTCCAGCCGGCCGACTGCGGCGCCTCGCTGAGCGACAGCTACCAGAAGGTCGCCCTCGACGACGACACGTCGAACCCGATGGAACTGACCATCGCCAAAGACGGCCGGGTCTTCTACATCGACCGCAACGGCGCCGTGAAGATCGTCAAGACCGACGGCTCGGTGGTCACCGCCGGGACGCTGAACGTCTACACCGGTCAGGAGTTCGGCCTGCTCGGCATCGCGCTCGACCCGGCCTTCGACACCAACGGCTTCCTCTACCTGTACTACTCACCGGCCGGCGCCGAGCCGTTCGACCGGGTTTCCAGGTTCAAGGTGAACGGTGACACCCTCGACCTGGCCAGCGAGAAACAGGTCATCCGCATCGACACCCAGCGCGACCAGTGCTGTCACGCCGGTGGTGCGCTGGAGTTCGACAACAATGGCAACCTGTTCGTCGCGACCGGTGACAACAGCAACCCGTTCGACTCCGACGGCTACTCGCCGATCGACGAGCGGGCCGGCCGCGCCGCCTGGGACTCCCAGCGCAGCAGTGCCAACAGCAACAACCTGAACGGCAAGGTCCTGCGGATCCACATCGAGGCCGACGGCTCGTACACCGTTCCCGACGGCAACCTGTTCCCGGCCGGTACGGCGAAGACGCGGCCCGAGATCTACGCGATGGGCTTCCGCAACCCGTTCCGGATCGGGATCGACCCGACCACCAACCACCTGTTCGTCGCGGACTACGGTCCGGACGCCGGGCAGGTCTCGCCGACCCGTGGCCCGGACGGCCGGGTCGAGTGGGACATCCTGGACAAGCCGGGCTTCTACGGCTGGCCGTACTGCGTCGGCAACAACACGCCGTACAACGACCACGACTTCGCCACCGGGACCTCGGGCGCGACGTTCAACTGCGCGGCGCCGGTGAACAACTCGCCGAACAACACCGGTATCACCCAGCTGCCGCCGGCCATCCCGGCCAGCCTGTGGATGGGCAAGTCGACGACCGGCGTACCGGAGATCGGTGGCAGTGGCGCGCCGATGACCAGTGGTGCGTACCAGTTCGACCCGGACAGCGACTCCGACCGCAAGTGGCCGCAGTACTTCGACGGCAAGGCGGTCTTCGCCGACTGGAACGACAGCCGGTTGTTCTCGGTGCAGCTCGACGACGACCGCTCGAAGGTCACCGACGTGTCGCGGATGCTCGGCAAGCTGAACTTCATCCGCCCGCACGCGCTGCAGTTCGGTCCGGACGGCGCGCTGTACGTGATCGAGTGGGGGAGCGGGTTCGGCGGCAACAACGCCGACTCCGGCGTCTACCGGATCGACTACGTCCAAGGCAACCGCGCGCCGATCGCGCAGTTCACCACGGACAAGACGTCCGGCCCGGCACCGTTGACGGTCGCCTTCGACAGCACGGGATCGCGTGATCCCGACGGGCAACCGATCACGCTGGCGTGGGACTTCGACGGCAACGGGACGACGGACTCGACCGAGGCCAAGCCGACGTACACCTACACGACGGCCGGGGTCTTCACGGCCCGGTTGACGGTGACCGACGGCGATGGTCGTACGGCGGTGTCGAACCGCTCGATCACGTCGGGCAACACGGCGCCGACCATCTCGATCGAGGCGCCGGTCGACGGCGGCTTCTTCGACTTCGGCGACACCATCAAGTACAAGGTGACCGTCACCGATCCCGAGGACGGGACGGTGAACTGTCAGGACGTGATCACCCAGCCCGCGCTGGGCCACGACGAGCACGCGCACGGGTACGAGCAGTACCGCGGCTGTGAGGGGACGTTCCCGCTTCCTGGTGACGAGGGGCACGTCGGCGCGAACATCTTCGGCATCGTGACGGTGAAGTACACCGACAAGGGTGCCCCGGGCACCGGGGCGATCACGACCGAGAAGGTCGTGCAGCTGCAGCCGAAGACGCGCGAGGCCGAGTACTTCAACGAGACCGGTGGGCCTGGTGCGACTCCCGGCGTACAGGTCGAGGACACCGGTGACACCGCCGGTGGCGGCAAGAACATCGGGTTCATCGAGGACGGCGACTGGTGGGGCTGGAAGCCCACCAACCTGACCGGGATCGACCGGATCGAGCTGCGGGCGGCCTCGCCCGACGCCGGTGCGACCGTCGAGGTCCGGCAGGGTTCACCGACCGACGGCGCGATCGTCGCGACGATCCAGGTGACGCCGACGGGGGCCTGGCAGACGTACGGGAACTTCTCGGCGGCGGTCAGTGGCGCTTCGCTGACCAGCGGTCCGCTGTACTTCGTCAAGACGACGGGGCAGCTGAACGTCAACTGGGTGAAGTTCATCGGCAAGGGGGTGACCGACAACCAGCGGCCGGCCGTGACGGCGACCGCGTCGGTGCTCCAGGGCAAGGCGCCGCTGAAGGTGGACTTCACCTCCTCGGCGACCGACCCCGAGGGCGACCTTCCGCTCTCGTACGCGTGGAGCTTCGGCGACGGCGCGACGGGGACGGGCCAGAACCCGAGCCACACCTACACGGCGGCCGGTACCCACACGGCGACCGTCACCGTGACGGACGCGCGCGGCGCGAAGGGCACCGCGAAGCTGACGATCAAGGTGGACACCCCGGCACCGCCAACCTGTCTGACCGGGCGCTCGGACGGCTTCGAGGGGACGACTCTCGACACCGGCCTGTGGAGTGAGGTTGTCCGAGGCAACCAGGAGCTGTCGGTTGCTGGTGGCAACCTGGTGCTGCCGTTGACGGCGACCGACATCTACGGCACCGGCAACACCGGTACGCCGAACATCGTGCTGCAGCCGTTGCCCGCCGGCGCTTGGCAGGCGACCGCCAAGCTGACGTTGCCGGCCCGACTCGCCTACCAGCAGGCCGGGTTGATCGTGTACGGCGACGACGACAACTACGCCAAGATGGTGCTGCAGGGCCGGTCGACCGGCGCTCCGTCGGCGGCGGACCGGATCTTCCAGTTCATCCGGGAGGAAGCCGGTACGCCGAACGAGGTGGCCGCGTCGAACACGGCCAACCTGGGCGCGACGTACCCGGACACGGTCTGGGTCCGGTTCACCAGTGACGGCGCGAACCTGAAGGCGGCGTACAGCGCGGACGGCGCGACCTTCACCGAGATGTCCGAGACCAAGCAGCTGGCCGGGATCAGCAATCCCCGGATCGGGCTGTTCGGCCTGGCCAACCGGACCGAGGCGCTGCCGCTGGCGGCGCAGTTCGACTACTTCAGCATCACGCCGGACGACACGGCCGAGGTCCCGACCCCGGACGACGAGTTCACCGGTACGACGCTGGACGCGTGCCGCTGGTCCGCGATCGTGCGGCCCGACCCGGCGGCGTACCGGGTGACCGGTGGCGCGGTCGAGATCGACACCAGCAACGGCGACATCTACCAGGGCACGGCCACGAACCCGAAGAACCTGCTGCTGCAGCCGGCTCCCGACGGTGACTGGACGATCGAGACCAAGGTGGACGGGTCGGCGTTCAACGAGGCCTACCAGCAAGGTGGGCTGATGGTGTACGGCGACGACGCGAACTACGTGAAGCTGGACTACCTCACCAGCAACGCTCCTGGCTCCGCGGTGACGCGGGGGATCGAGCTGCGCAGCGAGGTGAACAACGCGGTCGTGTCGCCGCAGCCGAACGCTCCGGCACCGACGCAGGGCGTCTGGCACCTGCGGCTGGCCAAGAGCGGGACGACCTTCACCGGTTCGTACAGCGCGGACGGACTGGCCTGGACCGCCCTCCCGGCCGTGACGAACCCGGCGCTGGCGTCGGCGAACTTCGGCATCTACGCCTTCGGGGTCGACCAGGTCGCCTCGAAGACAGCGAAGTTCGACTACTTCAAGATCGTCCGGGACACCGTGGCTCCGCAGGTCAGCCTGTCGCTGAACCCGTCGGCGCCGTCGGGCCTGAACGGGTGGTGGACCGACGCGGTCGTCGCGACCGCGATGGCGACCGACAACCAGCCCGGTCAGGTGTACCTGGAGCAGAAGGTCGGCGACGGCGACTGGTCGGAGTACACCGCTCCGGTCAGCTTCGGCACCGACGGGACGCACACGCTCCAGGTCCGGGCCTCGGACACCGCGGGCAACGTGTCGGCGCCGGAGTCGGTCACCGTCAAGGTGGACCGGACGGCTCCGAAGTCGACGGTGACCGGGCTGGCGTCCGGCGGGAAGCTCGGCGTCGCGTCGACGGTCGCGGTCTCGGCCACGGCGACGGATGCGCTCTCCGGGCTCGCCGGAGTGACGCTGAAGGTCGACGGGAAGGCGCTCCCGGCCGGCGGCAAGCTGGACGGGGTCGCGCTCGGGCTCGGTGCGCACGAGCTCGCGGCCACGGCCACGGACAAGGCCGGCAACACCTCGATCACCAAGGTGCCGTTCACCGTGGTGGCGTCGTACGCCGAGGCCCAGAAGCTGGTCGAGCGGTACCGGGTCGCCAGGACGTTGCCGCTGGCAACGGCCACGGTGATGAAGGTGCAGCTCGCGCTGGCCGAGCAGGCACAGCGCAAGGGTCTCAAGATCGTCGCGACCGTTGCGCTGGACCTGTACCTCAAGCAGGCGAAGACCGTGCGGGACGTTCCCGCCCGGACCTTGCTGACCGCTGTCGGGCAGGACCTGAGGAAGAAGATCTGA
- the xylA gene encoding xylose isomerase has product MNAYEPTKADKFSFGLWTVGWEGVDVFGTAVRAPLDPVLAVEKLAELGAAAVSFHDDDLVPDDAQRQAVLARFGKALADTGLVVEMATTNLFAHPVFKDGGLTANDRDVRRYALAKILRNVDLAAELGATTYVLWGGREGSESGGSKDVRAAMDRYKESMDLLTTYVREQGYDLRFALEPKPNEPRGDILLPTIGHALAFINDLEHPELVGINPEVGHEQMAGLNYAHGIAQALWHGKLFHIDLNGQHGPRFDQDLRFGAGNLREAFWTVDVLQGAEGQPGYDGYVHFDYKPPRTENLDGVWETARGCMRNYLILREKVAAFRADPEVHEALAAARVGDLSQPTLGAGESLDELRKATYDPEALAARGLGFEKLDQLAMDHLLGVR; this is encoded by the coding sequence ATGAACGCATACGAACCGACCAAGGCCGACAAGTTCTCGTTCGGTCTGTGGACGGTCGGCTGGGAAGGTGTCGACGTCTTCGGTACGGCGGTCCGCGCGCCGCTCGACCCGGTGCTGGCGGTCGAGAAGCTCGCCGAGCTGGGTGCCGCCGCCGTCTCCTTCCACGACGACGACCTGGTCCCGGACGACGCGCAGCGCCAGGCGGTGCTCGCCCGGTTCGGCAAGGCACTGGCCGACACCGGCCTGGTGGTCGAGATGGCCACCACAAACCTGTTCGCCCACCCGGTCTTCAAGGACGGCGGCCTGACCGCCAACGACCGCGACGTCCGCCGGTACGCGCTGGCCAAGATCTTGCGCAACGTCGACCTGGCCGCCGAGCTGGGCGCCACGACGTACGTGCTGTGGGGCGGTCGCGAAGGCTCGGAGTCCGGCGGTTCGAAGGACGTCCGGGCCGCGATGGACCGGTACAAGGAGTCGATGGACCTGCTCACGACGTACGTGCGTGAGCAGGGCTACGACCTGCGGTTCGCGCTGGAGCCGAAGCCGAACGAGCCGCGCGGCGACATCCTGCTGCCGACCATCGGGCACGCCCTTGCCTTCATCAACGACCTCGAGCACCCGGAGCTGGTCGGGATCAACCCCGAGGTCGGGCACGAGCAGATGGCCGGCCTGAACTACGCGCACGGCATCGCCCAGGCGCTGTGGCACGGCAAGCTGTTCCACATCGACCTGAACGGGCAGCACGGGCCGCGGTTCGACCAGGACCTGCGCTTCGGCGCCGGCAACCTGCGCGAGGCCTTCTGGACCGTCGACGTACTGCAGGGGGCCGAAGGCCAACCCGGGTACGACGGCTACGTCCACTTCGACTACAAGCCGCCGCGCACGGAGAACCTGGACGGCGTCTGGGAGACCGCGCGCGGCTGCATGCGCAACTACCTGATCCTGCGCGAGAAGGTCGCCGCGTTCCGGGCCGACCCCGAGGTCCACGAGGCCTTGGCCGCCGCACGGGTCGGGGACCTGTCCCAGCCGACGCTCGGCGCGGGCGAGTCCCTCGACGAGTTGCGCAAGGCAACCTACGACCCCGAAGCGCTGGCGGCTCGTGGCCTCGGCTTCGAGAAGCTCGACCAGCTGGCGATGGACCACCTGCTCGGCGTCCGCTGA
- a CDS encoding Gfo/Idh/MocA family protein codes for MTNLGIGLIGYAFMGAAHSQAWRNAPRFFDLPLHPDLNVLCGRNEEAVQAAAGKLGWSTTETDWRALLQREDVQLVDVCTPGDSHAEIAIAALEAGKHVLCEKPLANTVAEAEAMAAAAAKAAAGGIRSMVGFTYRRVPAIALARKLVAEGKLGTVRHVRAQYLQDWIADPEAPLSWRLDKEKAGSGALGDIGAHIVDLTQFITGDRIAEVSGRLETFVKERPKAEAHSGLSGTASAERGPVTVDDAAVFIANFRSGALGVFEATRFATGRKNAIRIEINGSLGSLAFDFEDLNLLHYYDATEDAETAGFRRILATEPTHPYVAAWWPPGHLLGYEHGFTHQVVDLVTAIAEGKDPEPSFADGLQVQRVLAAVEDSSASRQWQEIPE; via the coding sequence ATGACGAACCTGGGCATCGGCCTGATCGGCTACGCCTTCATGGGGGCCGCCCACTCGCAGGCCTGGCGCAACGCACCGCGCTTCTTCGACCTGCCGCTGCACCCGGACCTCAACGTCCTGTGCGGCCGTAACGAAGAAGCAGTACAGGCGGCAGCCGGCAAGCTCGGCTGGAGCACGACCGAGACGGACTGGCGCGCGCTGCTGCAGCGTGAGGACGTCCAGCTGGTCGACGTCTGTACGCCGGGCGACAGCCACGCCGAGATCGCGATCGCCGCGCTCGAGGCCGGCAAGCACGTGCTCTGCGAGAAGCCGCTGGCCAACACCGTCGCCGAAGCCGAGGCGATGGCCGCCGCGGCGGCGAAGGCGGCGGCCGGCGGGATCAGGTCGATGGTCGGGTTCACCTACCGGCGGGTCCCGGCGATCGCGCTGGCCCGCAAACTCGTGGCCGAGGGCAAGCTCGGCACCGTCCGGCACGTCCGGGCGCAGTACCTGCAGGACTGGATCGCCGATCCGGAGGCGCCGCTGTCGTGGCGCCTGGACAAGGAGAAGGCCGGCTCGGGCGCGCTCGGTGACATCGGCGCGCACATCGTCGACCTGACCCAGTTCATCACCGGCGACCGGATCGCCGAGGTGAGCGGCCGGCTGGAGACGTTCGTCAAGGAGCGTCCCAAGGCCGAGGCGCACAGCGGCCTGTCCGGTACGGCGAGCGCCGAGCGCGGCCCGGTGACGGTCGACGACGCCGCGGTGTTCATCGCGAACTTCCGTAGCGGTGCGCTCGGCGTCTTCGAAGCGACCCGGTTCGCCACCGGCCGCAAGAACGCGATCCGGATCGAGATCAACGGCTCGTTGGGCAGCCTGGCCTTCGACTTCGAGGACCTGAACCTCCTGCACTACTACGACGCGACCGAGGACGCCGAGACGGCCGGATTCCGGCGCATCCTCGCCACCGAACCGACCCACCCGTACGTCGCCGCCTGGTGGCCCCCGGGCCACCTGCTCGGCTACGAGCACGGCTTCACCCACCAAGTGGTCGACCTGGTCACGGCGATTGCCGAGGGCAAGGACCCGGAGCCGTCGTTCGCCGACGGCCTGCAGGTCCAGCGCGTCCTCGCGGCCGTGGAAGACAGCTCGGCCTCCCGACAATGGCAGGAGATTCCTGAATGA
- a CDS encoding substrate-binding domain-containing protein: MSARPARFLKVAGIAGLSSLALIACTSNTPEAEKTSDTGATQAVAGGKNDEPGQKVKIGFSAPAADHGWMGAITKATQAEAKKFSDVELIVAEGTNDVNLQISQVETFINQKVDAIVLLPFDGAALTAVATKAMDAGITVVNVDREFGSTFAARTTVLGDNKGMGVSAGTYICKELKGKTDAVVAEIAGIDSLPLTQARSQGFKEALADCGLKVSNRVAAEFTVESGEKAAANLLQAAPKIDAIWNHDDDQGVGVMAAIKNSGRKEFFVVGGAGSANVMRDIKAGNTLMRATVIYPSTQGADGVRLARLLVQKKSLGDLVEVEVPRTVQLYAPVVTKDNVDQYLPTAFES, from the coding sequence ATGTCCGCACGACCCGCGCGGTTCCTGAAGGTTGCCGGTATCGCCGGCCTGAGCTCGCTGGCGCTGATCGCCTGCACCAGCAACACCCCGGAGGCCGAGAAGACCTCCGACACCGGGGCCACCCAGGCCGTGGCCGGTGGCAAGAACGACGAACCGGGCCAGAAGGTCAAGATCGGCTTCTCCGCGCCGGCCGCCGACCACGGCTGGATGGGCGCGATCACCAAGGCCACCCAGGCCGAGGCGAAGAAGTTCTCCGACGTCGAGCTGATCGTGGCCGAGGGCACCAACGACGTGAACCTGCAGATCAGCCAGGTGGAGACCTTCATCAACCAGAAGGTCGACGCGATCGTGCTGCTGCCGTTCGACGGCGCCGCGCTGACCGCGGTCGCGACCAAGGCGATGGACGCCGGCATCACCGTGGTCAACGTCGACCGTGAGTTCGGCAGCACCTTCGCGGCCCGGACCACCGTGCTCGGTGACAACAAGGGCATGGGCGTCTCGGCCGGGACCTACATCTGCAAGGAACTCAAGGGCAAGACCGACGCGGTGGTCGCCGAGATCGCGGGCATCGACTCGCTGCCGCTCACCCAGGCGCGCAGCCAGGGCTTCAAGGAGGCGCTCGCCGACTGCGGCCTGAAGGTCAGCAACCGGGTCGCGGCCGAGTTCACCGTCGAGTCCGGTGAGAAGGCCGCGGCCAACCTGCTCCAGGCCGCGCCGAAGATCGACGCGATCTGGAACCACGACGACGACCAGGGCGTCGGCGTGATGGCCGCGATCAAGAACTCCGGCCGCAAGGAGTTCTTCGTGGTCGGCGGCGCCGGCTCGGCCAACGTGATGCGCGACATCAAGGCCGGCAACACGCTGATGCGGGCCACCGTCATCTACCCGTCCACCCAGGGCGCGGACGGCGTCCGCCTGGCCCGGCTGCTGGTGCAGAAGAAGTCCCTCGGCGACCTGGTGGAGGTCGAGGTCCCGCGCACCGTCCAGCTGTACGCCCCGGTCGTCACCAAGGACAACGTGGACCAGTATCTCCCGACTGCCTTCGAGAGCTGA
- a CDS encoding ABC transporter permease codes for MSEEVARPETATAAGDKVQDAVPATASTQSTTRQPGAPRNGGGAASILRTGLGRNVGLVVALVLLCIVGVITAGDTFATSANVLTILRLAAVVGVVSIGMTFVITGGGIDLSVGAMLALASVWATTLATQQMAADYGMIFMVSTALLVGAACGLVNGLLIAYGKIVPFIATLAMLAGARGLAEIISDRKTQIITVNPFLDLFGGSFIGVPVLVWMFVIVAALGWVLLNRTTFGRRTFAVGGNAEAARLAGIKVQRHTVALYVLAGLCCGIAAVMLMARTTTGSSTHGQLYELDAIAAVVIGGTLLSGGRGTIVGTVFGVLIFTTLNNVFTLNNLSISAQSVAKGLIIVIAVLLQQRLAARATTP; via the coding sequence ATGAGTGAGGAAGTCGCACGACCGGAAACGGCAACAGCTGCGGGGGACAAGGTGCAGGACGCGGTACCGGCCACGGCGTCGACCCAGTCGACCACCCGCCAGCCCGGCGCGCCCCGCAACGGCGGGGGAGCGGCGAGCATCCTGCGCACCGGCCTGGGCCGCAACGTCGGGCTCGTCGTCGCGCTGGTGCTGCTCTGCATCGTCGGGGTGATCACGGCCGGCGACACCTTCGCCACCAGCGCCAACGTGCTCACCATCCTGCGGCTGGCCGCGGTGGTCGGGGTGGTCAGCATCGGGATGACCTTCGTCATCACCGGTGGCGGGATCGACCTGTCGGTCGGCGCGATGCTCGCGCTGGCCTCGGTCTGGGCGACCACGCTGGCCACCCAGCAGATGGCCGCCGACTACGGCATGATCTTCATGGTCTCCACGGCCCTCCTGGTGGGTGCCGCGTGTGGCCTCGTGAACGGCCTGCTCATTGCCTACGGCAAGATCGTGCCGTTCATCGCGACGCTGGCGATGCTGGCCGGAGCGCGCGGTCTGGCCGAGATCATCTCCGATCGCAAGACCCAGATCATCACCGTCAACCCGTTCCTCGACCTGTTCGGTGGTTCGTTCATCGGCGTACCGGTCCTGGTCTGGATGTTCGTGATCGTCGCCGCGCTCGGCTGGGTGCTGCTCAATCGGACCACGTTCGGCCGCCGCACGTTCGCGGTCGGTGGCAACGCCGAAGCGGCCCGCCTGGCCGGCATCAAGGTCCAGCGGCACACCGTCGCGCTCTACGTGCTCGCCGGCCTGTGCTGCGGCATCGCCGCCGTCATGCTGATGGCCCGTACGACGACCGGCAGCTCGACCCACGGCCAGCTGTACGAGCTGGACGCGATCGCGGCCGTGGTGATCGGCGGCACGCTGCTGTCCGGCGGCCGCGGCACGATCGTCGGCACCGTGTTCGGTGTCCTGATCTTCACCACCCTGAACAACGTCTTCACCCTGAACAACCTGAGCATCTCCGCGCAGTCGGTGGCGAAGGGCCTGATCATCGTGATCGCGGTCCTCCTCCAGCAGCGCCTGGCCGCCCGCGCCACCACACCATGA